From Eptesicus fuscus isolate TK198812 chromosome 14, DD_ASM_mEF_20220401, whole genome shotgun sequence, one genomic window encodes:
- the ASB15 gene encoding ankyrin repeat and SOCS box protein 15, with amino-acid sequence MDSNDDPDEDNLTSYDIQLSIQESIEASKTEFYPERFVPLSDQNRKLVEAIKHGHILELQEYVKYKYALDEADEKGWFPLHEAVVQPIQQILEIVLDASYKTLWEFKTSDGETPLTLAVKAGLVENVRTLLEKGVWPNTKNDKGETPLLIAVRRGSYDMVSALLKHDASLDQPCAKRWSAMHEAAKQGRKDLIALLLKHGGSVHLRDGFGVTPLGVAAEHGHCDVLEHLIHKGGDVFALADDGASVMFEAAGGGNPDCISLLLEYGGSGNVPNRAGHLPIHRAAYEGHYLALKYLIPVTSKNAIRKSGLTPIHSAADGQNVQCLELLIENGFDVNTLLADHISESYDDGRKTALYFAVSNNDIHCTEVLLNAGADPNLDPLNCLLVAVRANNHEIVRLLLSHGANVNCYFMHVNDTRFPSAIQYALNDEAMLRLLLNNGYQVELCFQCMHGDIFGNSFVWSEIEEEVLPGWTSCIIKDNPFCEFITVPWMKHLVGSVIRVLIDYMDYIPLCDKLKTALEVQREWPEIRQILENPCSLKHLCRLKIRRIMGLQRLCQPASIEKLPLPPTIQRYILFKEYDLYGQELKLP; translated from the exons ATGGATAGTAATGATGACCCCGATGAAGACAATCTTACAAGTTATGATATTCAGCTCAGTATTCAAGAATCCATTGAAGCCAGCAAGACTGAATTTTATCCTGAAAG ATTTGTGCCACTAAGTGATCAAAACAGGAAACTTGTAGAGGCCATAAAACATG GCCACATTCTTGAGCTCCAGGAGTATGTGAAATATAAATACGCATTAGATGAAGCGGATGAAAAAGGATGGTTTCCCCTGCATGAAGCTGTTGTTCAgcccattcaacaaatacttgaaaTTGTCCTGGATG CATCCTATAAGACGCTCTGGGAGTTCAAGACCTCTGATGGAGAAACACCATTGACTTTGGCAGTCAAAGCTGGTCTGGTGGAAAATGTAAGAACTTTACTAGAAAAGGGAGTGTGGCCAAACACCAAAAACGACAAAGGCGAGACACCTCTTCTCATTG CTGTAAGAAGGGGCTCCTACGacatggtgtctgctctgctcaaGCACGACGCCAGCCTGGACCAGCCCTGTGCCAAGCGCTGGTCGGCCATGCACGAGGCGGCCAAACAAGGCCGCAAAGACCTCATAGCTCTGCTGCTGAAGCACGGCGGCAGTGTGCACCTGAGAGACGGCTTCGGCGTCACGCCGTTAGGGGTCGCTGCTGAGCACGGCCACTGCGATGTGTTGGAGCACCTAATCCACAAAG GGGGCGATGTGTTTGCCTTGGCGGACGATGGGGCGTCAGTGATGTTTgaggcagcaggagggggcaaTCCTGACTGCATCTCTCTCCTGCTGGAATATGGAGGAAGCGGAAATGTGCCTAACAGAGCAGGGCATCTTCCTATACACCGAGCTGCCTACGAGGGACATTACCT tgcaCTGAAATATCTTATCCCAGTAACATCCAAAAATGCAATCCGGAAAAGTGGGTTAACACCAATTCACTCAGCAGCAGATGGGCAAAATGTCCAGTGTCTAGAACTGCTCATTGAAAATGGTTTTGATGTCAATACTCTGCTTGCTGACCACATTTCTGAGAGCTATGACGATGGGAGGAAGACGGCGCTGTACTTTGCAGTTTCCAATAACGATATCCACTGCACGGAAGTTCTTCTGAATGCAGGTGCGGATCCAAACTTAGACCCCCTCAACTGTCTGCTTGTGGCAGTGAGGGCCAATAATCACGAAATCGTCCGGCTGCTTCTCTCCCACGGAGCCAACGTCAATTGCTATTTTATGCATGTGAATGACACGCGTTTCCCCAGCGCCATTCAGTACGCCCTCAACGACGAGGCCATGCTGCGGCTGTTGCTGAATAACGGCTACCAAGTGGAGCTGTGCTTCCAGTGCATGCACGGGGACATCTTTGGGAACTCATTCGTGTGGTCAGAGATAGAGGAGGAGGTGCTGCCGGGGTGGACATCTTGCATAATAAAGGATAACCCG TTCTGTGAGTTTATTACAGTTCCTTGGATGAAACACTTGGTAGGCAGCGTTATTCGTGTATTAATAGATTACATGGATTATATCCCTCTGTGTGATAAGCTGAAGACTGCACTGGAAGTACAGAGAGAATGGCCAGAAATCCGTCAAATACTAG AGAATCCTTGCTCATTAAAGCATTTGTGTCGGTTAAAAATCCGAAGAATTATGGGACTCCAGCGACTCTGCCAGCCAGCCTCCATCGAGAAGCTTCCTCTACCACCAACCATTCAAAGATACATATTGTTTAAAGAGTATGACCTCTACGGACAAGAGCTAAAACTGCCATAa